A stretch of the Gracilinanus agilis isolate LMUSP501 chromosome 4, AgileGrace, whole genome shotgun sequence genome encodes the following:
- the LOC123246492 gene encoding olfactory receptor 14A2-like: MGNLTVVTGFLLMGFSNTSDLQILHAMFFLLIYLVALIGNLLIFILISLDGCLHTPMYFFLKNLSFLDLCLISVTVPKSIVNSLSHNCSISYLGCVLQLFLVILFAGSEISILTVMSYDRYVAICQPLHYETIMNKKSCVQMAFASWFSGSVIGTMYSASTFSLPFCGSREIHQFFCDVPSLLRISCSEKHIAVYVSIFIGLGLVIFCCISIIISYGHIFSTVLKIPTTQGRSKAFSTCLPHLIVFIVFVITGSMAYLKPSLDSDSVLDLLLSMFYTVAPPTLNPVIYGLRNKDMKTSIKKFIAWKHSSERLMKTSFP; this comes from the coding sequence ATGGGTAACCTCACAGTTGTGACTGGATTTCTACTCATGGGCTTTTCCAATACCTCAGACCTGCAGATATTACATGCCATGTTCTTCTTGTTAATTTACCTAGTGGCTCTAATTGGTAACCTGCTCATCTTCATCCTCATCTCTCTTGATGGATGCCTCCACACTCCAATGTACTTCTTTCTGAAAAACTTGTCCTTTTTAGATCTCTGCCTCATTTCTGTCACTGTCCCTAAATctattgtaaattccttgagccACAACTGCTCCATCTCTTATTTGGGATGTGTGCTCCAGCTCTTTCTAGTGATTTTATTTGCAGGATCAGAGATTTCAATCCTCACAGTGATGTCTTATGACCGATATGTGGCCATCTGCCAGCCCCTGCACTATGAAACCATCATGAACAAAAAATCTTGTGTACAAATGGCATTTGCTTCCTGGTTCAGTGGAAGCGTGATTGGGACCATGTACTCAGCTAGTACATTCTCCTTGCCCTTTTGTGGCTCTAGGGAGATCCATCAGTTCTTCTGTGATGTCCCTTCCTTACTCAGGATCTCCTGCTCTGAAAAACACATTGCAGTTTATGTGAGTATCTTTATTGGATTGGGTTTAGTAATTTTCTGCTGTATTTCAATCATTATCTCCTATGGGCACATCTTCTCAACTGTGCTAAAGATTCCAACAACACAAGGTCGGTCTAAAGCCTTCTCCACTTGCCTGCCTCATCTCATTGTTTTCATAGTTTTTGTCATAACTGGTTCCATGGCTTATTTAAAACCATCTTTGGACTCTGACTCAGTTCTGGATCTATTGTTGTCTATGTTCTATACAGTGGCACCCCCAACTTTGAACCCTGTTATTTACGGCCTGAGGAACAAGGACATGAAGACTTCTATAAAAAAATTCATAGCCTGGAAACACTCATCAGAAAGATTAATGAAAACATCTTTTCCATga
- the LOC123246493 gene encoding olfactory receptor 14A2-like: MSNLTSMTGFFLMGFSNTWELQILHAMFFLMIYLMALIGNLLIFSLISLDVHLHTPMYFFLKNLSFLDLCLISVTVPKSIANSLSHSSSISYLGCVLQLFLVILFAGSEISILTVMSYDRYVAICQPLHYETIMIKGSCVKMAVASWFSGGVVGTMYSASTFSLPFCGSREIHQFFCDIPSLLRISCSEKHIAVYVSVAIGLGLGIFCCIYIITSYVHIFSTVLKIPTTQGRSKAFSTCLPHLIVFIVFIITGAMAYLKPPFDSNSVLDLLLSMFYTVVPPTLNPVIYSLRNKDMKTSIKKLISWKHPSEGFMMKSFP, translated from the coding sequence ATGAGTAACCTCACCAGCATGACAGGATTTTTCCTCATGGGCTTTTCCAATACCTGGGAGTTGCAGATCTTACATGCTatgttcttcttgatgatctACCTGATGGCTCTCATAGGGAATCTGCTTATCTTCAGCCTCATCTCTCTAGATGTCCACCTCCACACCCCCATGTACTTCTTTCTGAAGAACTTGTCTTTTTTAGACCTCTGCCTCATTTCTGTCACTGTGCCCAAATCCATTGCAAACTCCTTGAGCCACAGTTCCTCCATCTCTTACTTGGGATGTGTGCTACAGCTCTTCTTAGTGATTTTATTTGCAGGATCAGAGATTTCAATTCTCACAGTGATGTCTTATGACCGATATGTGGCCATCTGCCAGCCCCTGCACTATGAAACTATCATGATCAAAGGATCATGTGTGAAAATGGCAGTGGCTTCCTGGTTCAGTGGAGGAGTGGTTGGGACCATGTACTCAGCTAGTACATTCTCCTTGCCCTTCTGTGGCTCTAGGGAGATCCATCAGTTCTTCTGTGATATCCCTTCTTTACTCAGGATCTCCTGCTCTGAAAAACATATTGCAGTTTATGTGAGTGTAGCTATTGGGCTGGGCTTAGGGATTTTCTGCTGTATTTACATCATTACCTCCTATGTTCACATCTTCTCAACTGTGCTGAAGATTCCAACAACACAAGGTCGGTCTAAAGCCTTCTCCACTTGCCTGCCTCATCTCATTGTTTTCATAGTTTTTATCATAACTGGGGCCATGGCTTATTTAAAACCACCTTTTGACTCTAACTCAGTTCTGGATCTATTGTTGTCTATGTTCTATACAGTGGTGCCTCCAACTTTGAACCCCGTTATTTATAGCCTGAGGAATAAGGATATGAAGACTTCTATCAAGAAGCTTATATCCTGGAAACACCCATCagagggattcatgatgaaatcTTTTCCATGA